One segment of Alnus glutinosa chromosome 2, dhAlnGlut1.1, whole genome shotgun sequence DNA contains the following:
- the LOC133860160 gene encoding uncharacterized protein LOC133860160 yields MRTVFAFITFLSLLLVLFGGSDVVARKEAVGGSWKKAIDSQPMPEAIQDRIHPQTGKRVYFVKDFDPKSLSAGFHNYLKPNTAEDLIHPEARPKAEENSSISKAKP; encoded by the exons aTGAGAACTGTGTTTGCTTTCATTACCTTCTTATCACTTCTTCTGGTTCTC TTTGGTGGCAGCGATGTAGTTGCAAGAAAAGAGGCTGTTGGAGGATCCTGGAAGAAAGCTATAGATAGCCAACCAATGCCAGAAGCAATTCAAGATCGTATTCATCCACAAACAGGAAAAAGGGTTTATTTTGTCAAGGATTTCGATCCGAAATCACTATCTGCAGGGTTTCATAATTATTTAAAGCCCAACACCGCTGAAGATCTCATTCATCCAGAAGCGAGGCCTAAAGCAGAGGAGAACTCGTCAATTAGCAAAGCCAAGCCCTAA
- the LOC133859347 gene encoding BURP domain protein USPL1-like, whose protein sequence is MALKFVSLILLSNIFLLTCDRGYGVMKTTEQEWQQSRSREEEKKQLMEDPKLGYVTINDLHVGKTITLRVPTEVPSSLPHFLPREDADSIPFSVEEFPNILQLFSISQHSPQAKAIKRALEDCESKPIKEVKFCATSLESMADSVRAIFGSQAPFKVVSTTSFTKSNTLLQNYTFLEVKELPTSMTVACHDLPYPYAVFYCHDLGDTKVFEISLGGGREHGERVTAFFICHMDTSGFRPDHIAFRVLGFKPGAAPVCHCVFPKNLLWVRH, encoded by the exons ATGGCTCTcaaatttgtttctttaattctcttatctaatatttttctcttgACG TGTGACCGTGGCTATGGAGTAATGAAGACGACTGAACAGGAATGGCAACAATCAAGAAGtcgtgaagaagaaaagaagcagCTGATGGAGGATCCGAAACTAGGATACGTCACCATAAATGATCTACATGTTGGGAAAACAATTACACTCCGAGTCCCAACCGAAGTCCCCTCTTCTTTACCTCACTTCTTGCCTAGAGAAGATGCTGATTCCATTCCTTTCTCAGTTGAAGAATTCCCAAATATCCTTCAACTCTTCTCAATCTCTCAACATTCTCCCCAAGCAAAAGCAATCAAGAGGGCACTGGAAGATTGTGAATCTAAACCCATTAAAGAAGTGAAGTTTTGTGCCACCTCCTTAGAGTCCATGGCTGATTCTGTGCGAGCCATTTTTGGATCGCAAGCCCCTTTCAAAGTTGTAAGCACAACCAGCTTCACAAAATCGAACACCCTTCTCCAGAACTACACTTTCCTGGAAGTTAAAGAGTTGCCAACTTCAATGACTGTGGCGTGTCATGATCTGCCTTACCCTTATGCAGTTTTTTACTGCCATGATCTGGGTGACACCAAGGTTTTCGAGATTTCACTGGGTGGCGGCCGTGAGCATGGAGAAAGAGTGACAGCTTTTTTTATTTGCCACATGGACACGTCCGGCTTTAGACCAGACCACATCGCGTTTCGCGTTCTCGGCTTCAAGCCAGGAGCAGCTCCTGTGTGCCACTGCGTCTTTCCAAAAAATCTTCTTTGGGTTCGACATTAA